In Myxocyprinus asiaticus isolate MX2 ecotype Aquarium Trade chromosome 16, UBuf_Myxa_2, whole genome shotgun sequence, a single window of DNA contains:
- the LOC127453960 gene encoding uncharacterized protein LOC127453960, giving the protein MGASESKMTVASTPKPDLSQRLKALRVSELVDPRSPSCGVDRTPIQVGVAYTPLPVVESVAPVFVDPRSPTSGIARTPIKVSVTSLARRLSSFFLNDVRNGDSPAAPHRPVSFTKHPSLPSVEKQHDACSREHLLPLVKDQNSGILNGHTDALSTPEVLSPSEGYSSKSSSPFVLIVDSQVELEVDAEPPLEEAEEALLLGDSPLKKELSLSLLACREGIYSSSMEEHPFTPLPPAERQPNEDHSIAHVSVVPQSTDSSTPVVEAALTSEVDDVSSQTSDEQVTVAVPEQIHEQLEVTKPPTPQPAVAASKSSPVTNTQVETVNPGIRCPKFDTRSPSQAVFKPQWLGVGFGTTGVRARGVQGRGKTTVSSPLSTKKTATNENNNMVVRTKRRQRDLIGEGRSPLQILKEANSPRDRNSQVKLKVSTPEKQRFSQLDRRALILSPNKENE; this is encoded by the exons GTGGGTGTGGCTTACACGCCTCTTCCTGTAGTGGAGTCAGTTGCACCTGTATTTGTTGACCCCCGCTCGCCCACATCTGGTATTGCCCGAACCCCAATAAAGG TGAGTGTAACTTCTCTAGCCAGGCGGCTGAGCTCCTTCTTTCTCAACGACGTTAGGAATGGGGACTCGCCTGCAGCACCCCATCGTCCTGTCTCTTTCACAAAACACCCCAGCCTGCCCAGTGTGGAGAAGCAACATGACGCATGCTCCAGAGAGCATCTGCTTCCTCTGGTGAAAGACCAGAACTCTGGCATCCTCAATGGACACACAGATGCCTTGTCTACACCTGAGGTCCTCTCTCCTTCAGAGGGCTACAGCTCCAAAAGCAGCAGCCCATTTGTGCTGATTGTGGACAGTCAGGTGGAGCtggaggtggatgccgagcccCCACTAGAAGAGGCGGAGGAGGCTTTGCTTCTTGGTGATTCTCCTTTGAAGAAGGAACTCAGTTTGAGTCTTCTTGCATGTCGTGAAGGCATTTATTCATCCTCCATGGAGGAGCATCCTTTCACTCCACTTCCTCCTGCTGAGAGACAACCGAATGAGGATCACTCCATTGCTCATGTCTCTGTGGTCCCACAATCCACGGATTCCTCCACACCTGTTGTTGAAGCTGCCTTGACCTCTGAGGTGGATGATGTTTCCTCCCAGACATCTGACGAGCAG GTCACTGTTGCAGTTCCAGAACAGATCCATGAGCAGTTAGAGGTGACCAAACCTCCTACACCTCAGCCAGCTGTTGCCGCCAGCAAATCCAGTCCAGTGACCAACACCCAGGTTGAAACTGTCAATCCTGGCATCCGCTGTCCAAAGTTTGACACCCGTAGCCCCAGTCAGGCTGTTTTTAAGCCCCAGTGGTTAGGCGTGGGGTTTGGAACCACTGGTGTCAGAGCCCGAGGGGTACAAGGGCGTGGAAAAACAACTGTGTCTTCACCACTGTCCACCAAAAAAACTGCCACCAACGAGAATAACAATATGGTTGTTCGCACCAAACGGAGGCAGAGAG ATCTGATTGGTGAGGGCAGATCCCCTCTGCAGATTCTGAAGGAGGCAAATTCACCCAGGGACCGCAACTCTCAG GTTAAGTTAAAAGTGTCTACCCCAGAAAAACAGAGGTTCAGTCAGTTGGACAGAAGGGCTCTGATTCTCTCACCGAACAAGGAGAATGAGTAA